In one window of Methanolobus mangrovi DNA:
- a CDS encoding PAS domain S-box protein: MKKMTEKYHRYVDETSVLPENGDDGFENLVDELPLGILSCDREGNITAINNFLLNILGSPSAEDTKKINLLTFPPLVKSGVSAVVEEALTTAKNSSIETSYLSKWKKELFLSFKVFPRKDVNGFVYGCHAIIEDLTTRKRANRELEESKNKDILISRISSRFINSNFKDIEGDINKTLEDLADFIGADRVSLFNVTENTDHIIKTHEWHVEGLSSRIPLNEKWDTKELVFEQLSNSQIVNISDVDRLPEEKECVRKLLHDLGIKSIAMIPLSHYGIFKGFICIDSKSEKQNWNEKQLYVLKIAGDMITGILERKDAEVMLLQKEKEYEDIINSLDAVIWKATFDKDGNVLTSYISKPVDNVLGLHDGTIGNDWNKFFAHIHPEDLPNVLDAFKKSFIEIDTPIDQDYRLLSDEGKSVWISSIGSSHLQSDGTFLTYGTSVNITPRKLAEEEVARSEERYRSLVEELSDAVIINTFEGEILEVNDKTCEMVGYSRDELQNMTIYDLMPPERRTSAKENMSRFIKNGKILAESRFVTADGNLLIVEVNAKALKGYNNTAQAIVRDITERKEAEIALRESEERFKVLHNASFGGITIHDKGIILDCNRGLSEISGYSYEELIGMDGLMLIAESFRNTVMNNVLRGYEEPYEVMGLRKDGSVYPLRLEAKNIPYKGKQMRVVEFRNITEQKQTEDRIKESEEKYKSLFEQSNDAIFLNHVDGQIVDVNEKACKMFGYTRQEFQKMNVVDLLAPYHKTAGDMGMQQFREDGSVYIHLLYAKANGETFDAEVNAKVLEGYNNLAQAIVRDISESKKAEEEIIRSETKYRSLFERSNDAIMIHDLNGLILEANDRACEMFGYSETELKQISVLDLTLEEDRIEMKSRIGIIKTEGYCRKENRMVRSDGSIIYVDVSASFLKAQQNLIQTVSRDITDRVRTEAAMICAKIEAETASRTKSEFLANMSHELRTPLNSIIGFSDVMLDGLTGELSPKQKNYMKHVSNSGHHLLNLINDILDISKVEAGKMELHIDTLNMETVIDDIVAITQTLTSKKNISVNVDVQENMPGMRADRSKLKQIMYNLMGNAIKFTDDGGKITILAKVKDKKVLVSVIDNGIGISIEDQKKLFKPFSQIDSSISRRYEGTGLGLALVKELVELHGGKIWVESEVRKGSNFTFELPIDDNQD; the protein is encoded by the coding sequence ATGAAAAAGATGACAGAAAAATATCACAGGTATGTAGATGAAACATCTGTTCTACCTGAAAACGGTGACGATGGATTTGAAAACCTCGTTGATGAACTCCCCCTGGGCATACTTTCATGTGACAGGGAAGGCAACATTACAGCAATAAATAACTTTCTTTTGAATATATTAGGTTCTCCTTCAGCGGAAGATACAAAAAAAATCAATCTATTGACTTTTCCCCCTTTGGTAAAATCAGGCGTTTCTGCAGTTGTTGAAGAAGCTCTTACAACTGCAAAGAACTCATCAATAGAAACGTCTTACTTATCTAAATGGAAAAAGGAACTCTTCCTGAGTTTCAAGGTATTTCCCCGAAAGGACGTTAATGGATTTGTATATGGATGTCACGCTATTATCGAAGACCTGACAACAAGAAAAAGAGCAAATCGGGAACTTGAAGAAAGTAAGAATAAAGACATTCTGATATCTCGAATATCAAGCCGTTTCATCAACAGCAATTTCAAGGATATTGAAGGAGACATCAATAAAACACTTGAAGACCTGGCTGATTTCATTGGTGCTGATCGTGTATCTCTGTTCAACGTTACTGAAAATACAGATCATATCATTAAAACACATGAATGGCACGTTGAAGGACTAAGCTCCAGAATACCACTCAATGAAAAATGGGATACTAAAGAACTCGTATTTGAACAATTGAGTAATTCGCAGATCGTTAATATTTCTGATGTTGATAGACTACCTGAGGAAAAGGAGTGTGTACGAAAGTTACTCCATGATCTTGGAATTAAATCCATTGCAATGATTCCTCTTTCACACTATGGTATTTTTAAAGGTTTCATTTGTATCGATTCAAAAAGTGAAAAACAGAATTGGAATGAAAAACAACTCTATGTCCTGAAGATAGCCGGTGACATGATAACCGGAATCCTCGAACGTAAAGATGCAGAAGTCATGTTACTCCAGAAAGAAAAGGAATATGAAGATATTATAAATTCCCTGGACGCAGTAATATGGAAAGCTACCTTTGACAAAGATGGAAACGTACTGACATCCTACATTTCTAAACCCGTAGATAATGTACTGGGACTACACGACGGGACCATCGGTAATGACTGGAATAAGTTTTTTGCGCATATACACCCCGAAGACCTGCCAAATGTGCTGGATGCCTTTAAAAAATCCTTTATTGAAATCGACACCCCTATTGACCAGGATTACAGGCTACTGTCAGATGAAGGAAAAAGCGTCTGGATAAGTTCCATAGGGTCTTCACATCTTCAGAGTGACGGAACCTTCCTTACATACGGAACATCGGTTAATATCACACCCAGAAAACTTGCTGAGGAAGAGGTTGCTCGAAGTGAGGAACGGTACAGATCCCTTGTAGAGGAATTAAGTGATGCAGTTATCATAAACACTTTTGAAGGGGAGATACTGGAGGTCAATGATAAGACATGTGAAATGGTTGGTTATTCCAGAGATGAATTGCAGAATATGACCATTTATGATCTTATGCCTCCTGAAAGAAGGACATCTGCAAAAGAAAATATGAGTAGGTTCATTAAAAATGGAAAAATTCTGGCGGAAAGTAGATTCGTCACTGCAGATGGAAACCTGCTAATAGTGGAAGTAAATGCAAAAGCCCTGAAAGGATATAATAACACAGCCCAGGCCATTGTCAGGGATATCACTGAGCGCAAAGAAGCTGAAATTGCACTCAGGGAAAGCGAGGAGCGGTTCAAAGTACTTCATAATGCGTCTTTCGGCGGAATTACCATCCACGACAAGGGAATAATCCTTGATTGCAACCGGGGTCTTTCTGAAATAAGCGGTTACTCATATGAAGAACTGATAGGAATGGATGGATTGATGCTCATTGCGGAATCATTCCGAAACACTGTAATGAACAATGTCCTCCGAGGTTATGAAGAGCCATATGAAGTAATGGGACTTCGCAAAGATGGTAGCGTATATCCCCTTCGACTGGAAGCAAAGAATATCCCCTATAAAGGAAAACAGATGAGAGTTGTTGAGTTCAGGAACATTACCGAACAAAAACAAACTGAAGATAGAATAAAAGAAAGTGAAGAAAAATACAAATCTCTTTTCGAACAATCCAATGATGCCATATTCCTGAATCATGTTGATGGACAGATAGTGGATGTGAACGAAAAAGCTTGCAAAATGTTCGGATATACAAGGCAAGAATTCCAGAAAATGAATGTGGTTGATCTTCTGGCCCCATATCATAAAACTGCTGGCGATATGGGGATGCAGCAGTTCAGAGAAGATGGAAGCGTTTATATTCACCTATTGTACGCAAAGGCAAACGGCGAAACCTTTGATGCAGAAGTGAACGCTAAGGTCCTTGAAGGATATAATAATCTCGCTCAGGCTATTGTTAGAGATATCAGTGAGAGTAAAAAAGCAGAAGAAGAAATCATCCGAAGCGAAACTAAATACAGGAGCCTTTTTGAAAGATCGAATGATGCTATAATGATCCATGATCTTAACGGACTAATACTGGAAGCAAACGACAGAGCTTGCGAAATGTTTGGTTATAGTGAAACCGAATTAAAACAAATATCTGTTCTGGATCTAACATTGGAAGAAGACAGAATAGAAATGAAATCAAGAATTGGGATAATCAAGACAGAAGGTTACTGCCGTAAAGAAAACAGGATGGTTCGCTCAGATGGGAGTATTATATATGTAGATGTTAGTGCTTCATTCCTCAAAGCACAACAAAATCTGATTCAGACCGTGAGTAGAGATATAACAGACAGGGTCCGAACGGAAGCAGCTATGATCTGTGCAAAAATAGAGGCAGAAACAGCCAGCCGCACTAAAAGTGAATTCCTTGCTAATATGAGTCATGAACTGCGTACACCATTAAACTCTATCATCGGTTTTTCAGATGTCATGCTTGATGGTCTTACAGGAGAACTTAGTCCTAAGCAGAAAAACTACATGAAACATGTTTCAAATAGTGGACATCATCTGTTAAACCTCATCAATGACATACTTGACATTTCCAAAGTGGAAGCAGGAAAGATGGAGCTACATATTGATACGTTGAATATGGAAACAGTAATTGATGATATTGTAGCTATAACACAGACCCTTACATCCAAGAAAAATATAAGCGTTAATGTGGATGTGCAGGAGAACATGCCAGGGATGAGAGCCGACAGATCAAAGCTCAAGCAGATAATGTATAATCTGATGGGAAATGCAATTAAATTTACAGATGATGGCGGTAAGATAACCATACTTGCTAAAGTCAAAGATAAAAAGGTACTTGTTTCTGTCATAGATAACGGAATTGGTATTTCCATTGAAGACCAGAAGAAACTCTTCAAGCCTTTCAGCCAGATAGATTCGTCCATATCCAGAAGATATGAAGGAACAGGTCTTGGACTTGCCCTTGTAAAGGAACTTGTAGAATTGCACGGAGGAAAGATCTGGGTTGAAAGTGAAGTTAGAAAAGGAAGTAATTTTACATTTGAATTACCGATTGATGATAATCAGGACTAA
- a CDS encoding DUF21 domain-containing protein, producing the protein MNNIITWFLIALCLLQSGIFSGLTIGMFGLTRLRLEIEAEAKNEDARKILEIRRNSHLLLSTLLWGNVGINVLLALLTDSIMSGASAFIFSTVLITSFGEIAPQAYFTRNSLRLGATFSPLVKLYMFLLYPVAKPSAIILDTWLGKEKMEFFKERSLGIMLRKHIISESSDIDHLEGLGALNFLTIDDLHVKQEGSVIDPLSIISLPTFNGLVIFPSSEDAEFDTLLENIASSSKKWVIVVDETNEPVMAIDSGSFLRDAVYRKKEFNPYKYCHHPIIVRDPEEKIGGVLHKLKVYPVDSEDDVIDNDLLLYWNKDDPEKIIITGSDILGRLLRGIVVRVE; encoded by the coding sequence ATGAATAACATAATAACATGGTTTTTGATAGCTCTCTGCCTGCTTCAATCCGGTATATTTTCCGGACTGACCATAGGCATGTTCGGACTGACCCGTCTTCGTCTTGAAATAGAGGCTGAAGCTAAGAATGAGGATGCAAGGAAAATACTGGAAATAAGGCGTAATTCCCACCTGCTGCTCTCTACTTTACTATGGGGTAATGTTGGTATAAATGTTCTTCTGGCATTGCTGACTGATTCTATAATGTCTGGAGCATCAGCTTTTATTTTTTCCACAGTTCTTATCACAAGTTTCGGAGAAATTGCTCCGCAGGCTTATTTCACACGTAATTCCTTACGACTTGGAGCTACTTTTTCCCCTCTTGTCAAATTATACATGTTCTTGCTGTATCCCGTGGCAAAACCGTCTGCAATAATTCTGGATACGTGGCTTGGGAAAGAGAAAATGGAGTTCTTCAAAGAACGTTCTCTTGGAATAATGCTTAGAAAACATATCATTTCCGAGAGTAGTGATATCGATCACCTTGAAGGGCTTGGAGCTTTGAATTTCCTTACCATAGATGATCTTCATGTCAAGCAGGAAGGGTCTGTTATTGACCCATTGAGTATAATATCCCTGCCTACTTTCAATGGCCTTGTTATATTTCCATCATCTGAAGATGCTGAGTTCGATACGTTGCTGGAAAATATTGCTTCAAGTTCAAAGAAATGGGTCATAGTGGTGGATGAAACCAACGAGCCAGTGATGGCAATTGATTCCGGGTCATTTCTCAGGGATGCCGTCTACAGAAAAAAAGAATTCAATCCCTATAAGTACTGCCATCATCCTATAATTGTAAGGGATCCTGAAGAAAAGATTGGTGGTGTACTTCACAAGTTGAAGGTTTATCCTGTAGATTCTGAGGATGATGTTATAGATAATGATCTTCTGCTTTACTGGAACAAGGATGATCCCGAAAAGATAATTATAACAGGTTCGGATATACTGGGTCGCCTCCTTAGGGGGATAGTTGTCAGAGTTGAATAA
- a CDS encoding MarC family protein: MIYSFSSLFAIVSPVGGVITFVSLTSDITLEEKNVLATKSVILACIIALFFAISGEMILNFFGVSIDALRVAGGILLFTVAFDMILAKVSRESITKTEITKSQDRSDIWIFPIGLPLLTGPGTITTVIVLMGSAVSILQNIAVMFAILLTFLITLILFRFSRRVYKFLGHTGMLVFTRLMGLLLAAMAVNFIALGIWNIYTSFQ, from the coding sequence TTGATATACTCGTTCAGCTCCCTTTTTGCCATAGTCAGTCCAGTTGGTGGAGTTATCACATTCGTCTCACTGACAAGTGACATAACACTGGAAGAGAAGAATGTACTTGCCACAAAATCCGTAATCCTTGCCTGCATAATTGCCTTATTTTTTGCAATATCAGGAGAAATGATATTAAACTTCTTCGGTGTGAGCATTGATGCTTTAAGAGTAGCTGGCGGAATACTGCTTTTTACTGTGGCTTTTGATATGATACTGGCAAAGGTTTCCCGTGAAAGTATCACAAAAACAGAAATAACCAAATCACAGGACCGTAGCGATATATGGATATTCCCTATTGGCCTTCCACTTTTAACAGGCCCGGGTACAATTACCACCGTTATTGTCCTAATGGGAAGTGCAGTTTCAATATTACAAAACATTGCAGTCATGTTTGCGATACTGCTCACCTTTTTAATAACATTGATTTTATTTAGGTTTTCCAGAAGAGTGTATAAATTCCTTGGCCATACCGGAATGCTGGTATTTACAAGACTTATGGGATTGTTGCTTGCAGCAATGGCTGTAAATTTCATTGCACTTGGAATATGGAATATTTATACCTCATTCCAGTGA
- a CDS encoding mechanosensitive ion channel family protein — translation MDDFMGLNLQEIITLLNLQDFITVDRLLSFGMRLLAVFIILVLISIVIDVLKNNLLRKAKTKKQSSNIKLMSQLFRYSLYLIIILFAALSYSNAWSEFGVFLGLLSAAIGFALQKPMTGIAAWIMVVTKRPFDIGDRITIGDVKGDVVDINLTHVHVMEIGGLIIDEENSGRVVMVPNWMLFEKNIINYTLNNDFVLDSVIVNVTYESNLDHAIEIADLAARKYLAGIISTSPGNPRIRLEFQASGVDVHIKYFSPARQLNEYSTKITKEIFDRIRVSDDVEIAYPHTEVVFRKKKE, via the coding sequence ATGGATGATTTCATGGGACTTAATTTGCAGGAAATTATTACTTTACTTAATTTGCAGGACTTTATTACTGTAGATCGATTACTGTCATTTGGGATGAGACTTCTTGCAGTCTTTATCATCCTTGTTTTGATCAGTATAGTTATTGATGTGCTGAAAAATAATCTCCTGCGCAAGGCTAAAACGAAGAAACAAAGTTCCAACATCAAATTAATGAGTCAGCTATTCAGGTATTCACTTTACCTGATAATTATTCTATTCGCTGCTCTTTCATATTCTAATGCATGGTCTGAATTTGGTGTATTCCTTGGTCTGCTTTCAGCAGCTATCGGTTTTGCTCTCCAGAAACCGATGACGGGTATAGCTGCCTGGATTATGGTGGTAACCAAAAGACCATTTGACATCGGTGATAGGATCACAATAGGTGATGTGAAAGGTGATGTTGTAGATATCAATCTGACTCATGTGCATGTTATGGAGATTGGTGGTCTTATCATTGATGAGGAAAACTCTGGTAGAGTGGTGATGGTTCCCAACTGGATGCTGTTTGAGAAAAATATCATTAATTACACTTTAAACAATGATTTTGTTCTTGACAGTGTGATAGTGAATGTGACATATGAGAGCAATCTTGATCATGCAATTGAAATAGCTGATCTTGCAGCTCGAAAATATCTTGCAGGCATTATCAGTACTAGTCCTGGAAATCCTCGTATAAGACTTGAGTTCCAGGCAAGTGGGGTGGATGTCCATATAAAGTATTTCTCTCCGGCCCGGCAGTTAAACGAGTATTCCACGAAGATCACAAAAGAGATATTTGACCGTATAAGGGTTTCTGATGATGTGGAAATCGCATATCCTCATACTGAAGTGGTTTTCCGGAAAAAGAAAGAATAA
- a CDS encoding cation-translocating P-type ATPase → MGDKVPEERDFQCRSRGDEHNISLEQILEKLAASAEGLSSEEASRRIGLCGRNVFEETGKQSLLIKYLKQYRNFFSLLLLFGSILSFIAEWLDPGQGNIFIAIALLGVVILNGSFTFIQEYQAERIMASFKNLIPPKARVLRDGEIKEILATEIVVGDVVYLEEGDKIPADGRLIEENSLKVDNSPITGEAEPQLRSLNCTHPNMLECRNMVFSGTLVQTGNGKALIFGTGSDTQIGKLAALTEQTSSVDTPIRKELNDFIKVISAIAIFLGVSFFLVGFLIQDTFLANLIFAIGIIVANVPEGLLPTVTLALSLASKRMAKRNALIKQLESVETLGSTTVICTDKTGTLTQNKMAIHSVYTGSGHLDVEKKANPSDVFLRVATICNNSRLTEEKPGYKGDPTEGSLLVYASEFTDINKMKDEFPRLAEYPFDSKKQRMQVISKTPTGEMEAYLKGAPEVIIDMCSHIMIDGIEEILDEVEKKSLDEQHLVMAKKGERVLAFAYRKADSDNEYDDGFIFIAFAGAVDPPRPEAKEAIKKCHLAGIKVVMITGDHPVTARSIAETVGLTDDHIEPVLITGSELEELSTEELAQRLKAPSIVFARTSPIQKLKIVRAFQAAGEIVTMTGDGVNDAPAMKNADMGVAMGSGTDVAREAADMVLLDDNFATIVNAIEEGRTVFDNIKKFIAYILTSNVPEILPFIAFVLLALPLPMNVQLILAIDLGTDILPALSLAVEKGEGDIMKRPPRSREEKLLTPQVLLTSYGIKGPIEAAAGFACYFAVLFDGGWKWGQQLPFTDTLYMQAITAFFAAVIVCQIANVFTSRTRRQSVLTKGFFSNRMVLLGIASELLILAFIIYNPLVNLVFNTAAISMKYVLIAVPFALLLLGVDEFRKYAIRKDSPFVTRFFKW, encoded by the coding sequence GTGGGTGACAAAGTGCCGGAAGAAAGGGACTTTCAATGTCGATCCAGAGGGGACGAACATAACATTTCACTGGAGCAGATTCTTGAAAAACTTGCTGCATCAGCTGAAGGCTTGTCTTCTGAAGAGGCAAGCAGAAGGATTGGTCTTTGTGGAAGGAACGTTTTCGAGGAAACCGGAAAACAAAGTCTTCTTATCAAATACTTAAAACAATACAGGAATTTCTTCTCACTTTTACTTTTATTTGGTTCCATACTTTCATTCATTGCTGAATGGCTTGACCCCGGACAGGGCAATATTTTCATTGCCATAGCACTACTTGGAGTGGTTATACTCAACGGCAGTTTTACATTCATTCAGGAATACCAGGCCGAAAGGATAATGGCGAGTTTCAAGAACCTCATTCCTCCAAAAGCCCGGGTACTGAGGGATGGAGAGATCAAAGAGATACTTGCCACCGAAATAGTGGTGGGTGATGTGGTCTATCTTGAGGAAGGTGACAAGATACCTGCAGATGGCAGGCTCATAGAAGAGAACTCACTGAAAGTTGACAACTCACCAATAACCGGAGAAGCTGAACCACAACTACGTTCATTGAACTGTACGCATCCCAATATGCTGGAATGCAGGAACATGGTATTCTCAGGAACACTTGTCCAGACAGGAAATGGAAAAGCACTCATCTTTGGCACCGGTTCGGATACACAGATAGGAAAGCTTGCAGCCCTGACAGAACAGACATCTTCCGTGGACACACCCATACGCAAGGAACTCAATGACTTTATAAAGGTCATTTCTGCAATTGCTATATTTCTTGGAGTTTCCTTCTTCCTTGTAGGATTCCTCATTCAGGATACATTCCTTGCAAATCTCATTTTCGCTATTGGTATCATCGTTGCAAATGTACCTGAAGGACTACTGCCAACGGTAACGCTTGCCCTGAGTCTCGCATCGAAAAGAATGGCAAAAAGGAATGCACTGATCAAACAACTGGAATCAGTTGAAACACTTGGTTCCACAACTGTCATCTGTACAGATAAAACAGGAACCCTTACACAGAACAAGATGGCTATTCATTCAGTTTACACAGGTTCAGGCCATCTGGATGTAGAGAAAAAGGCCAACCCATCCGATGTATTTCTGCGTGTGGCTACCATATGTAATAATTCCAGACTTACAGAAGAAAAACCGGGATACAAAGGTGATCCTACTGAAGGCTCTTTGCTTGTTTATGCCAGTGAATTCACCGACATAAATAAAATGAAGGATGAATTTCCCCGGCTTGCAGAATATCCTTTCGATTCCAAAAAACAGAGGATGCAGGTTATCTCCAAAACACCAACCGGAGAGATGGAAGCATACCTGAAAGGAGCACCTGAAGTTATTATCGATATGTGCAGCCACATAATGATTGATGGGATAGAAGAGATACTTGACGAAGTAGAAAAAAAATCCCTTGACGAACAACACCTTGTAATGGCAAAAAAAGGGGAAAGAGTACTTGCATTTGCTTACAGGAAAGCAGATAGCGATAACGAATATGACGATGGTTTTATCTTCATTGCTTTTGCAGGTGCCGTAGACCCTCCACGACCGGAAGCAAAAGAAGCCATCAAAAAATGCCACCTTGCAGGTATCAAGGTTGTTATGATAACAGGAGATCATCCGGTAACCGCACGTTCCATCGCTGAAACCGTAGGCCTTACCGACGATCACATTGAACCTGTCCTGATAACCGGTTCAGAACTTGAAGAGCTTTCGACAGAAGAGCTTGCACAACGACTGAAAGCTCCAAGCATTGTATTTGCACGCACATCCCCTATACAGAAACTCAAGATAGTACGTGCTTTCCAGGCGGCAGGCGAAATCGTTACAATGACTGGAGACGGTGTGAATGATGCACCTGCCATGAAGAATGCAGATATGGGGGTTGCCATGGGAAGCGGTACGGACGTTGCAAGGGAAGCAGCGGACATGGTACTGCTCGATGATAATTTTGCTACCATCGTCAATGCAATAGAAGAAGGCAGAACCGTCTTTGATAACATCAAGAAGTTCATAGCCTACATTCTTACAAGCAATGTCCCTGAAATATTACCATTCATAGCTTTTGTGCTGCTTGCATTGCCTCTGCCAATGAACGTGCAACTCATCCTTGCCATTGACCTGGGAACTGACATTCTCCCGGCGTTGTCCCTTGCAGTGGAAAAAGGAGAAGGCGATATTATGAAACGTCCCCCACGCTCAAGGGAAGAGAAACTGCTTACACCACAGGTACTGCTAACGTCCTACGGAATCAAGGGACCTATAGAAGCTGCTGCCGGATTTGCATGCTACTTTGCAGTGCTTTTCGATGGTGGGTGGAAATGGGGACAGCAACTGCCATTCACGGATACTCTTTACATGCAGGCCATAACAGCATTCTTTGCAGCCGTTATTGTCTGCCAGATAGCAAACGTTTTCACATCAAGGACCAGAAGACAATCCGTATTGACAAAAGGATTTTTCAGCAACCGCATGGTTCTTCTCGGTATAGCCAGCGAGCTTCTCATACTGGCTTTCATCATCTACAACCCACTGGTGAACCTTGTATTCAATACAGCAGCAATATCCATGAAATATGTACTTATTGCAGTGCCATTTGCCCTGCTGCTGCTTGGAGTCGATGAGTTCAGAAAGTATGCAATAAGGAAAGACTCACCCTTTGTCACCCGTTTCTTCAAATGGTGA